From the Streptomyces sp. NBC_00654 genome, the window AGCCCGCTCTCCACGTTCGGGTTCTTCGCCCCGGTCAGCTGGGTGCTCCAGATGCTGGGGATCTTCTTCCTGGTCGGCGGGTACGCCTCGGTGATCTCCTACCGCCGCCGGAAGTCCACGACCGGCGCCTGGCTGCGCGGCCGGCTGGCCCGGCTGGGCAGGCCCGTACTGGGGGTGACCGCGGTCTGGGCGGCGCTGCTCCCGGTGCTGTACGCGCTCGGGGTGCCCGGTGACACGCTGCGTACCGGGTCGACGCTGGTGATCCAGCCGCTCTGGTTCGTCGGGGTCTACACGGTGGTCACGGCCCTCACCCCTCTCTGTATCCGGCTCGCGAGGAGGATGGGCGGCTGGGCGGCCGTGCCGCTGCTGGCGTCGGTCGCCGTCGTGGACTTCCTGCGCTACGGGCCGCTCGCGGACTCCGTACCGTCCTGGCTGAGCCTGCTGAACATCCTGCCGGGCTGGCTCTTCGCGTATCAGCTCGGGGTGTCCTGGGGCGAGGGGCGCATCGGCAGGCGGGGCGCGCGGATCCTGCTCGTCGGCGGCGGTGTGCTGTTCGCGGCGCTGCTGCTCGCCTTCCACTACCCGGCGTCGATGGTCGGCGTGCCGGGCGAGGCACGCACCAACTCGCATCCGCCGTCGCTGCTGGTTCTGGCGCTGGCCGCCGCGCAGAGCGGTGCGGCGATCCTGCTGCGGGACCGGATCGGCCGGCTGCTGCGCCGCCCGCTGCTGTGGGCACCGGTCGTCGTCATCAATCTGTCGGCGATGACGATCCTGTGCTGGCACCAGACGGCGATGCTCGCGGCCGCCGTCCCGGCGTCGTTCGCCGGGGCCGTGCCGGGGCTGACGACCGGTCCCGACACGATGGGCTGGATCCTGGCCCGGCTGGCGTGGATGCCGCTGTTCGCCGGGCTGCTGGTGCTGATCGCCCGGTACGCGCGCCGCTTCGAGGCGCCCTGGCGGGCGGGCACCCGCACCGCGAACGCCCGCCGCGCGGTGGCGGGGCTGCTGGCGGCCGGGTTCACGGCGTTCGCGCTGGGACTGGCGTGAGCGGGGGCCGGGTGCGCGGCACGACCGGGCGCCTCAGCCCGCCCCCGGGTGCGCGGCACGACCGGGCGGCCCTCACCCCGCCCCCGGGGACGCCGCACGACCCGGCGCCCTCAGCCCGCCCCCGGGTGCGCCCGGCGGGCGCGGGGCAGCGGCGGCAGGTACTACTCGCGCGCCGCCGAGGTGCTGCTCATGTCCGGGTAGCGGTCCCCCGCCACCTGCCCGGCGATCGGCTCCAGCTCGGCCAGCTCCTCGGCCGTCAGCGTGAGCCGGGTCGCCGCGACGTTCTCCAGCAGGCGGCTGCGCTTACGGGTCCCCGGGATCGGGACCACGCTCAGGCCGTGCACCCCGGCGCGCTGCTGCACCCAGGCGAGGGCCACCTGCGCGGCCGTCGCCCCGTGCGCCGCCGCGATCCTGTGCACGGGCTCCAGCAGCGCGGCATTCGTCCGGGCGTTCTCGCCGGTGAAGCGCGGCTGGGCCTGCCGGAAGTCGCCGTCCGCCAGTTCCTTGCCCGCGTCGGCGAACGCCCCGGTCAAGAAGCCGCGGCCGAGCGGCGAGTACGGGACGAAGGCCACACCGAGTTCGGCCGCCGCCCCCACCGCGCTGGTCTCCACGTCCCGGCTGAAGAGCGACCACTCGGACTGGAGAGCGGCGATCGGGTGCACGGCGTGCGCCTCGCGCAGTTCCGCGCCGGTCACCTCGCTCAGTCCGAGCTGCCTGACCTTGCCCTGCCGGACCAGTTCGGCCATCGCCCCGACCGATTCGGCCAGCGGTACGAGGGGGTCCCGGCGGTGCAT encodes:
- a CDS encoding acyltransferase, whose amino-acid sequence is MSLTRLAARVDARTPAHRDRAVDGLRALALLAVPAGHWLLGGFTLDGGGALHNASPLSTFGFFAPVSWVLQMLGIFFLVGGYASVISYRRRKSTTGAWLRGRLARLGRPVLGVTAVWAALLPVLYALGVPGDTLRTGSTLVIQPLWFVGVYTVVTALTPLCIRLARRMGGWAAVPLLASVAVVDFLRYGPLADSVPSWLSLLNILPGWLFAYQLGVSWGEGRIGRRGARILLVGGGVLFAALLLAFHYPASMVGVPGEARTNSHPPSLLVLALAAAQSGAAILLRDRIGRLLRRPLLWAPVVVINLSAMTILCWHQTAMLAAAVPASFAGAVPGLTTGPDTMGWILARLAWMPLFAGLLVLIARYARRFEAPWRAGTRTANARRAVAGLLAAGFTAFALGLA
- a CDS encoding aldo/keto reductase, whose translation is MTDNRIATTELGSGGPRVGVQGLGCMGISEFYGDTDERAARDTLEAALEAGVTLFDTADVYGRGANERFLAPFVGAHRDGITLATKFGIERTDDPVYRGVRNDPAYVRQAVEDSLRRLNTEVIDLYYMHRRDPLVPLAESVGAMAELVRQGKVRQLGLSEVTGAELREAHAVHPIAALQSEWSLFSRDVETSAVGAAAELGVAFVPYSPLGRGFLTGAFADAGKELADGDFRQAQPRFTGENARTNAALLEPVHRIAAAHGATAAQVALAWVQQRAGVHGLSVVPIPGTRKRSRLLENVAATRLTLTAEELAELEPIAGQVAGDRYPDMSSTSAARE